A region from the Wansuia hejianensis genome encodes:
- a CDS encoding response regulator transcription factor, which produces MIQVLVVEDSRITRDAIENQIAKSEKYILYASIENAANAEIACLRGCVDLILMDVCTADEESGLKAAAKIKQYNPKIKIIIMTSMPEHSFIQKAKACGCNGFWYKEYGSTALMEVCDRVMNGEYVYPEDTPMIRIGYSNSAEFTSREFDIIRELAQGRKYEEIAADLDITPNTVKYHIKNILQKTGYQNTLQLVAEVVEKRLILPKY; this is translated from the coding sequence ATGATACAGGTTTTAGTAGTAGAAGATTCTAGGATTACCCGGGACGCCATTGAGAATCAGATCGCCAAATCAGAAAAATATATCCTGTACGCCTCCATAGAAAATGCGGCGAATGCTGAAATAGCCTGTCTGCGCGGGTGTGTCGATTTAATCCTGATGGATGTCTGTACGGCTGATGAAGAATCAGGCCTGAAAGCTGCGGCAAAGATTAAGCAGTATAATCCAAAAATCAAGATCATCATCATGACTTCTATGCCAGAGCATTCCTTTATTCAAAAAGCAAAAGCTTGTGGCTGTAACGGCTTTTGGTACAAGGAATATGGCAGCACTGCCCTGATGGAAGTCTGTGACCGGGTGATGAACGGCGAATATGTTTACCCCGAGGACACACCGATGATTCGTATCGGGTACAGCAACAGCGCTGAGTTTACCAGCCGGGAGTTTGATATTATCCGGGAGCTGGCACAAGGCAGGAAATATGAGGAGATTGCGGCAGATCTGGATATTACGCCAAACACCGTCAAGTACCACATCAAGAATATATTGCAGAAAACGGGCTACCAGAACACCTTGCAGTTGGTGGCTGAGGTGGTAGAAAAGCGGTTGATTCTGCCGAAGTATTAA
- a CDS encoding sensor histidine kinase, with amino-acid sequence MKKNMSAKMIKKSIDSYPGGICFSALDGRVILVNEKMNQLVLELTGHTILNAKAAWEELTNFANNGKAEKLTQSWLPKDTDKVNGSTHQQLFFRFSDSSVWRFELRFLDSNTVQVEAAEITELYRLSEELYENTIRLQEMQKRQKTLLDSIVEVNLNKEILAAKMHIHDELGHCLLATTKAITEDSLAENTDVLRESWNSTIRDFFNIPTVWTVPDSSLQSELMQVAELIGCKVVFLGEQPKSRKALQLLYAAVREALTNAVRHADATELTVKIEQDEKSYHIEISDNGSVSVSNITEGNGLSALRQRLEQEGASLKVLCDNSVSLIVSIPFDLDEIQKGGRK; translated from the coding sequence ATGAAAAAGAATATGTCAGCTAAAATGATCAAAAAGTCAATTGACTCTTACCCCGGCGGCATCTGCTTCTCCGCATTGGACGGACGGGTCATTCTCGTTAATGAAAAGATGAATCAGCTGGTGCTGGAACTGACCGGGCATACAATCCTGAACGCAAAGGCGGCGTGGGAGGAACTCACAAACTTTGCTAATAACGGTAAAGCGGAAAAGCTAACTCAATCTTGGCTGCCGAAAGATACGGACAAAGTAAATGGAAGCACCCACCAACAGTTGTTCTTCCGCTTCTCAGACAGCTCGGTCTGGCGTTTTGAACTGAGGTTTCTTGATTCTAATACCGTTCAGGTTGAAGCGGCGGAAATTACCGAACTCTACCGGCTCAGCGAAGAACTGTACGAGAACACCATTCGGCTGCAAGAGATGCAAAAGCGGCAGAAAACCTTGCTGGACAGCATCGTAGAAGTCAATTTGAATAAAGAGATTCTCGCTGCGAAAATGCATATCCATGATGAGCTGGGTCACTGTTTGCTGGCCACCACTAAGGCAATTACGGAAGACAGTCTGGCCGAGAACACCGATGTACTGCGGGAAAGCTGGAACAGCACCATTCGTGATTTTTTCAATATTCCTACTGTGTGGACGGTTCCTGATTCTTCCCTGCAGTCTGAACTGATGCAGGTGGCGGAGCTGATTGGTTGTAAGGTTGTATTCCTTGGCGAACAGCCAAAAAGCCGTAAGGCATTACAGCTTTTGTATGCCGCCGTCCGCGAGGCGCTCACCAATGCGGTACGCCATGCGGATGCTACGGAACTGACGGTAAAAATCGAGCAGGACGAGAAAAGTTATCATATAGAGATATCCGACAACGGTAGTGTATCTGTTTCAAACATTACGGAAGGTAATGGTCTTAGCGCATTGCGGCAACGATTGGAACAAGAAGGAGCATCCCTAAAAGTGCTCTGCGACAACAGCGTTTCCCTCATTGTGAGTATTCCATTTGATTTAGACGAAATCCAGAAAGGAGGACGAAAATGA
- a CDS encoding zinc ribbon domain-containing protein — translation MFCSKCGNPLPDNAKFCGACGAPVKISQEASPVPQQPASVSDEVGGIQMPKPVNVPKPEPLMEAQNFNVQMSGAVASVKKSKKGLAIGLSIGGVVLTVILAVMLIFVLRPKDSVPEYGQGSVSLGASEVIYDDEYIYYLGEQAAEQAYIMRIGDQSNSRPEILYEADQIKGDGWSKYPLGALFLWNDKICFLECTNATEQGDEKYEIHWISKDGKEDGTLVSYEQLNTYGDFPSQMEGIYFFEDYLIFGNRFFFYRLDLNTGELCRQEDFLDLEGPACFVAYNDGYYYYFVPDVVNNLMGETLYRKTENSEEEVIGRVPSQDDDDWEKYFSFIPKGDYLYYADSDNIYQLSIHDGEIEKLASYEGTYNRFALSDAGLYYFRDMSLCLLDLETLKETAFDLPESVSGIPDLIYAGWNGECWFILGADSFDYCRFRQFHPNGNNGSFVFWNGTVQGDGYVQDTSIENQETVNTTELYANVVKQTFADQGSLWFDEAEYECSARGVFKIDLMDFNQDGTEELVMLYNNRESIFPFVDVWTVKNGEAVQLFCERQQEENHEAAISSRIYQNGGNLYVPVYDSLDNAPMYVHLYGFDENGEFGEVYQYENNAFYMNQLPDGMNFTESKETLFYTNTQLAYDKGFENVKEEMMESLRTDMEYMLNVLGIAVPENSSEDLDGPDSVIDWCGIYQYDDGNQEEQFIINESNGSEVRGVYVFATASGAYDQRDFVWSKDGSVTASEPFQNGIDSIFYRLENNRIVVDYPDGWWPDREYVRVSDVGS, via the coding sequence ATGTTCTGTTCAAAGTGCGGGAATCCTTTGCCGGATAACGCAAAATTTTGCGGTGCGTGCGGCGCACCTGTAAAGATATCACAAGAAGCTTCGCCGGTGCCGCAGCAACCGGCAAGTGTATCGGATGAAGTGGGCGGCATCCAAATGCCAAAACCGGTGAATGTACCGAAGCCGGAGCCGCTGATGGAGGCGCAAAATTTCAATGTGCAAATGAGCGGCGCTGTAGCGTCCGTGAAGAAATCAAAAAAGGGGCTTGCAATCGGCCTGTCCATTGGCGGTGTAGTGCTTACAGTCATTCTTGCGGTGATGCTGATTTTTGTGCTCCGCCCCAAAGACAGCGTTCCTGAATACGGTCAAGGCTCTGTTTCCCTTGGTGCCAGTGAAGTTATTTACGATGACGAATACATTTACTATCTTGGTGAACAGGCAGCGGAGCAGGCTTATATCATGCGCATCGGCGATCAGTCGAATTCAAGGCCGGAAATTCTCTATGAAGCAGATCAAATAAAGGGCGATGGATGGTCCAAGTATCCGCTGGGAGCGCTGTTCCTGTGGAACGATAAGATCTGCTTTCTGGAATGCACAAATGCCACAGAGCAGGGCGACGAGAAATATGAAATTCACTGGATCAGCAAAGACGGCAAGGAAGACGGCACCCTTGTAAGCTATGAGCAGCTCAATACATATGGCGATTTTCCGTCTCAAATGGAAGGCATTTACTTCTTTGAAGACTATCTCATCTTCGGCAACAGATTTTTCTTCTACCGGCTGGATCTGAATACCGGTGAGCTGTGCAGACAGGAGGATTTTCTTGACCTTGAGGGGCCTGCCTGCTTTGTAGCGTATAACGACGGATACTATTATTATTTTGTTCCTGACGTGGTGAATAATCTGATGGGAGAAACCCTATATCGAAAAACGGAGAATTCTGAGGAAGAGGTAATCGGTAGAGTGCCATCCCAGGACGATGATGACTGGGAGAAGTATTTCTCCTTTATTCCCAAGGGCGATTATCTGTATTATGCAGATTCAGACAACATTTACCAATTAAGCATTCATGACGGCGAAATTGAAAAGCTTGCATCTTATGAGGGAACATATAACCGATTTGCCCTTAGCGACGCAGGACTCTACTATTTCAGGGATATGTCCCTTTGCCTTCTTGATCTTGAAACGCTGAAGGAAACTGCCTTCGACCTGCCGGAAAGCGTAAGCGGGATTCCTGATTTGATCTATGCAGGCTGGAATGGCGAATGCTGGTTCATCCTGGGGGCTGACAGTTTTGATTATTGCCGTTTCCGCCAGTTCCACCCGAATGGGAACAACGGATCCTTTGTTTTTTGGAACGGCACGGTTCAAGGGGACGGCTATGTCCAGGACACTTCAATAGAGAATCAGGAGACTGTCAATACCACCGAGCTGTATGCGAATGTGGTTAAACAGACCTTTGCAGATCAAGGCTCTCTCTGGTTTGATGAAGCTGAGTATGAATGCAGTGCACGTGGTGTATTCAAAATTGATCTGATGGACTTTAATCAGGATGGCACTGAGGAATTGGTGATGCTCTATAACAATCGCGAGAGTATTTTTCCGTTTGTTGATGTATGGACAGTAAAAAACGGCGAAGCGGTTCAGCTTTTCTGCGAAAGGCAGCAGGAGGAAAACCACGAAGCTGCCATTAGCAGCCGCATTTATCAAAATGGCGGAAACCTGTATGTTCCGGTATATGATTCCCTGGACAATGCCCCCATGTATGTTCATTTATATGGCTTTGACGAGAATGGGGAATTTGGAGAGGTCTATCAATATGAAAACAACGCCTTTTATATGAACCAGCTTCCGGATGGGATGAATTTTACGGAAAGCAAGGAAACTCTGTTTTACACAAACACCCAGTTGGCCTACGATAAAGGTTTTGAAAACGTAAAAGAAGAAATGATGGAATCCCTCCGGACGGATATGGAATATATGTTGAACGTGCTGGGGATCGCGGTTCCAGAGAATTCATCGGAGGATTTGGATGGGCCAGACAGCGTGATAGACTGGTGCGGTATTTACCAATACGATGACGGAAATCAGGAAGAGCAGTTTATCATCAATGAGTCGAATGGCAGTGAGGTGCGCGGCGTCTATGTGTTCGCCACAGCAAGCGGTGCATATGACCAGCGTGATTTTGTTTGGAGCAAAGACGGCAGCGTTACTGCTTCGGAACCCTTCCAGAACGGCATCGACTCTATCTTTTATCGTTTGGAGAACAACCGGATTGTTGTGGATTACCCGGACGGTTGGTGGCCAGACAGAGAATATGTGCGGGTTTCGGACGTTGGGAGCTAA
- a CDS encoding zinc ribbon domain-containing protein has product MNETKKIKFPVAAIFCTANVLLGLLSIFMTYASLPHMPWNRLLNTLLLPILSLISGIVLAAVLYQRKRRLTLFLALGLELVIPLLCICDIVFSRSLWGPAWKDLLLGQAIAAVIALLLLLFAAFQDWKGKSGIAKFNRAIWFVPGILYLVNNLSDLYQGYLAIINHAPDHDKYMLSMFTILAVGLPMTFLLGWWLTHPYKKERAVYQMPVAQPYGQPYGQPVYQSAGASDAAQKVFCTNCGRELLPDETFCVNCGTRRPEPPRANPDQAEQKVFCTGCGRELPPDEDFCGACGTKRPVDKTSGHTVYGGHIDL; this is encoded by the coding sequence ATGAACGAAACAAAGAAAATAAAATTTCCGGTAGCAGCGATTTTCTGCACAGCCAATGTGCTACTGGGGCTACTAAGCATTTTTATGACCTATGCCTCACTTCCACATATGCCCTGGAACCGGCTTCTGAACACCCTACTTCTTCCAATTCTTTCCCTGATTTCGGGGATCGTGCTGGCAGCGGTGCTGTACCAGCGGAAGCGGAGACTAACCCTTTTCCTCGCCTTGGGGCTGGAACTGGTCATACCGCTTTTATGCATCTGCGATATTGTGTTTAGCCGCAGCCTCTGGGGGCCAGCTTGGAAAGATCTTCTCTTAGGCCAAGCAATTGCCGCAGTGATTGCGCTTCTGTTATTGCTGTTTGCTGCCTTTCAGGACTGGAAGGGGAAATCCGGTATTGCAAAGTTCAACCGGGCGATTTGGTTTGTTCCCGGTATTTTGTACCTGGTGAACAATCTATCTGACCTGTATCAGGGATATCTGGCAATCATTAATCATGCACCAGACCATGACAAGTACATGCTGAGTATGTTTACCATTCTGGCAGTGGGGCTCCCCATGACCTTCTTGCTGGGCTGGTGGCTGACGCATCCCTATAAAAAGGAAAGGGCTGTCTACCAAATGCCTGTTGCGCAACCATATGGACAGCCTTACGGACAGCCGGTCTATCAGAGCGCTGGCGCTTCAGACGCCGCACAAAAGGTGTTTTGCACCAACTGCGGTCGGGAATTGCTGCCGGATGAGACATTTTGCGTCAACTGTGGCACCAGACGTCCGGAACCGCCTCGGGCTAACCCAGATCAAGCAGAACAAAAGGTATTCTGTACTGGTTGCGGCAGGGAACTTCCGCCGGATGAGGATTTCTGCGGTGCCTGCGGTACAAAGCGCCCTGTAGATAAAACAAGCGGGCATACAGTGTACGGCGGTCATATCGACCTATAA
- a CDS encoding zinc-ribbon domain-containing protein: MDTGTVFCTQCGAAMDSHSMFCTRCGARLKNDPVG, encoded by the coding sequence ATTGATACTGGAACCGTTTTCTGTACACAGTGCGGTGCTGCTATGGACAGCCATTCCATGTTCTGTACGAGATGTGGTGCAAGACTAAAAAATGATCCGGTAGGATAA
- a CDS encoding zinc ribbon domain-containing protein, with protein sequence MNDTKYSPATSKTEELMDGSFRSAMSYIALLVKSWKLDPLQRTLAIISAVSSLFLLINLNVQVYIWMCALAGLLQLWMCVKKVKIESFSMAFTYSLFSVGSLITAIQQIINYGGYYFSGWRGAERVIVQLVLYVLVTMAWILALKKDENKNTLRLVFFVISCVLGAYEVIYVLLALRTSFKLALYGLAWIGFIAVFAIQVFMLYRKNALQRQTFVQSVNSGINSINPQMPYYSPEQPQTTVLPQEHPSTISEEVQDPAPEPTVKFCARCGAAMDSQSKFCAKCGSRLE encoded by the coding sequence ATGAACGATACAAAATACAGTCCTGCTACTTCCAAAACGGAAGAGTTGATGGACGGCAGCTTTCGCTCTGCGATGAGTTATATAGCCTTGCTTGTAAAAAGCTGGAAGCTGGATCCGCTTCAGCGCACCTTGGCAATCATTTCTGCCGTCAGCTCGCTTTTTTTACTGATCAATCTCAACGTTCAGGTGTACATCTGGATGTGTGCGCTTGCCGGCCTTCTGCAGCTTTGGATGTGCGTGAAGAAAGTGAAGATAGAATCTTTCTCCATGGCTTTTACATATTCCTTGTTTAGCGTTGGCAGCCTGATTACTGCAATTCAGCAGATTATCAATTACGGAGGCTATTATTTTTCCGGCTGGCGCGGGGCGGAACGGGTAATCGTTCAGCTTGTATTGTATGTATTGGTTACTATGGCATGGATTTTGGCATTGAAAAAAGACGAAAATAAAAATACTCTTCGGCTTGTTTTCTTCGTCATCTCTTGTGTGCTTGGCGCATACGAGGTCATATATGTCCTGCTCGCTCTGCGGACAAGCTTTAAGCTTGCCCTGTACGGTTTGGCATGGATTGGTTTTATTGCCGTTTTTGCCATACAGGTTTTCATGCTTTATCGAAAAAACGCCCTGCAACGTCAAACCTTCGTGCAGAGCGTCAATAGCGGTATAAATTCCATCAATCCACAGATGCCGTATTATTCGCCCGAACAGCCTCAAACAACCGTACTGCCGCAGGAGCATCCTTCCACCATATCGGAGGAGGTGCAGGATCCGGCTCCCGAGCCGACAGTAAAATTCTGCGCACGGTGCGGAGCTGCTATGGATAGTCAATCGAAGTTCTGCGCGAAATGCGGTTCAAGGTTGGAATAA
- a CDS encoding zinc ribbon domain-containing protein, whose translation MNENLLLIICAVGVVALIYLIRYIIAKVVYKGTDAIENKLRQIEPGTRATGNQSLAERLGVPGQNPPAVQSNQTPPPQPVSPQPGNPADIQVVSAQGQTASFCTKCGAAVKPGSTFCVKCGAELKKN comes from the coding sequence ATGAATGAAAATCTGTTGCTTATTATATGCGCCGTTGGTGTTGTAGCGCTTATATATCTGATCCGGTATATCATCGCAAAGGTGGTCTACAAGGGAACAGATGCCATTGAAAACAAGCTGCGGCAGATTGAGCCGGGTACCCGCGCTACGGGCAACCAAAGCCTGGCGGAGCGGCTGGGCGTTCCCGGGCAGAATCCCCCGGCTGTCCAGTCCAACCAGACTCCGCCCCCGCAGCCTGTTTCGCCTCAGCCCGGTAACCCTGCCGATATCCAGGTAGTTTCCGCTCAGGGACAGACGGCTTCTTTCTGCACCAAATGTGGCGCTGCGGTAAAACCCGGCAGCACCTTCTGCGTGAAATGTGGAGCAGAACTGAAAAAGAACTGA
- a CDS encoding DUF2806 domain-containing protein has translation MLDGAIQRSSSICAARSSRYRKHFALAFLVDFIIEIKNCPRYWEHVAILLQKKRPVRSDCEQAYHKEWGMLMDKIPFCFPVFYHGLIANRTIFSQPDVLNILISGLTEKETSDWLKVDRITANKYISGLECISSERRKEIFELSGKELLARVQKLNIQNIKTTISAFHDFLREKILISEETIASLEDSVRKCKDPYWYYVVALRESLFFTKASKEYITKELKNELHNLHKNNHVPDLFQLQRESLMQKEEASNVLPTIVDTAVPMVVQGVMTILFADKNSSSATIEQIQSGDFSSAIKSLTSEGKLTAYDFYKWNNILKIAQKADSELEKGIIADPSEFDFDWFLRFFDAAGNIRSDDMQQLWARVLAGEIKQPRSFSLRAVEVLRNMTAHEALAFKNAAALVLQESDGTFFLFCDTGLSDASVNQRYGLSMSDILTLEEIGVISALRVDNEIEVCNDGADGFFNDSDLMILFESSNEQFNTFRYRSYPLSEVGKQLLPIVQEESNDDYLIDLGKLLREDLQEKVDVCVYRVISRNANDLELDFDVNLLDK, from the coding sequence ATGCTTGACGGTGCAATACAGAGGTCATCCTCTATCTGCGCCGCAAGATCCTCAAGATATAGGAAACATTTTGCTCTTGCTTTTCTTGTTGATTTCATTATAGAGATAAAAAACTGCCCCCGATATTGGGAGCATGTTGCGATATTGTTGCAAAAAAAGAGGCCTGTCCGCAGTGATTGCGAACAGGCTTACCATAAAGAATGGGGGATGCTTATGGATAAGATTCCTTTTTGTTTTCCGGTATTCTATCATGGCTTGATTGCCAACCGAACAATTTTTTCACAGCCGGACGTTCTTAATATATTGATTAGCGGACTGACTGAGAAAGAAACATCCGATTGGCTAAAAGTAGATCGCATAACCGCAAATAAATATATTAGCGGACTAGAATGTATTTCATCGGAACGCCGCAAAGAAATATTTGAGCTATCCGGCAAAGAACTTCTTGCTCGTGTTCAGAAATTGAATATACAGAATATAAAAACCACCATATCTGCTTTTCATGACTTTTTGCGAGAAAAGATTCTGATAAGTGAAGAAACCATTGCTTCTTTAGAGGATAGCGTACGAAAATGCAAAGATCCGTACTGGTATTATGTAGTTGCCTTGCGAGAGTCGCTGTTCTTTACGAAAGCTTCAAAAGAATATATTACAAAGGAACTTAAGAACGAATTGCATAATTTGCATAAGAATAATCATGTGCCCGATTTGTTCCAGTTACAGAGAGAAAGCCTTATGCAAAAGGAGGAAGCTAGCAATGTTCTCCCGACAATAGTTGATACTGCCGTTCCTATGGTCGTGCAGGGTGTAATGACGATACTATTTGCTGACAAGAATTCTTCTTCGGCAACGATAGAGCAGATTCAATCCGGTGATTTTTCTTCCGCCATCAAGTCGTTGACGAGTGAAGGTAAGCTGACAGCTTACGACTTCTATAAATGGAATAATATTCTGAAGATTGCTCAAAAAGCGGATAGTGAACTTGAAAAAGGAATCATTGCAGATCCTTCCGAATTTGATTTTGATTGGTTTTTACGCTTCTTTGATGCTGCCGGAAATATTCGTTCCGATGACATGCAGCAGCTATGGGCACGTGTGCTTGCCGGGGAGATTAAGCAACCTAGAAGTTTTTCCCTTCGAGCGGTCGAAGTTCTGCGTAACATGACCGCCCATGAAGCATTGGCTTTCAAAAATGCGGCAGCACTTGTTTTGCAGGAGTCCGACGGAACCTTCTTTCTGTTTTGCGACACTGGTCTCTCAGACGCCTCAGTTAATCAGAGATACGGTTTGAGTATGAGCGATATTCTCACCTTGGAAGAAATCGGTGTGATTAGTGCTCTTCGGGTAGATAATGAAATCGAGGTCTGTAACGATGGGGCTGACGGATTCTTTAATGATTCTGATTTGATGATTCTATTTGAATCGAGCAATGAACAGTTCAACACTTTTCGCTACCGAAGCTATCCCTTATCCGAGGTTGGCAAACAGCTTCTGCCTATCGTGCAGGAAGAATCTAATGATGATTATTTAATTGATCTGGGCAAGCTATTGAGAGAAGATTTACAGGAAAAAGTCGACGTTTGTGTATATCGGGTTATTTCAAGAAACGCAAATGATTTAGAGCTGGATTTTGACGTGAACTTATTGGACAAGTAA
- a CDS encoding DUF5688 family protein, producing MKSTRKARAKCFLYLEDLAAQIEDDLCIAPSSIHEVLIFPLSLVQPARIIEAVLDVNQTVVLPQEKLSDSAYIYRRGTHVISQATLKNPTDFTCK from the coding sequence ATGAAATCAACAAGAAAAGCAAGAGCAAAATGTTTCCTATATCTTGAGGATCTTGCGGCGCAGATAGAGGATGACCTCTGTATTGCACCGTCAAGCATTCACGAGGTTCTCATCTTTCCGCTTTCTCTTGTACAGCCCGCACGAATCATTGAAGCTGTACTGGATGTAAATCAGACTGTCGTATTACCGCAAGAGAAGCTCAGCGATAGTGCATATATTTATCGCCGAGGCACTCATGTTATCTCGCAGGCCACACTTAAGAATCCCACTGATTTCACTTGCAAGTAA
- a CDS encoding DUF7678 domain-containing protein, producing MWKEGTIGIPGEKEVKKEYIAVHYSIKVYDEPSKFGINHGKISKLQLKQNGEIVANYDRGWDIRPTTKEAEIALCILLNQHN from the coding sequence ATGTGGAAAGAAGGAACTATTGGTATCCCAGGAGAAAAAGAGGTTAAAAAAGAATACATAGCGGTTCATTATTCCATAAAGGTATATGATGAGCCGAGCAAATTCGGTATCAATCATGGCAAAATCTCAAAATTGCAGTTAAAGCAAAACGGTGAGATCGTTGCTAATTACGACCGTGGCTGGGATATTCGCCCAACCACAAAAGAAGCCGAAATTGCTCTTTGTATCCTGCTAAACCAGCACAATTAA
- a CDS encoding DUF4314 domain-containing protein, whose amino-acid sequence MQGFPNKQAIERLRIMYPTGTRIELISMNDPYAKLTPGEQGTVQFVDDIGTIFVNWDCGSGLGVAYGEDIIRKI is encoded by the coding sequence ATGCAGGGATTTCCGAATAAGCAGGCGATTGAAAGACTACGAATAATGTATCCAACAGGAACGCGCATAGAACTTATTTCTATGAACGATCCATACGCCAAGCTTACGCCTGGAGAGCAAGGAACTGTACAGTTCGTTGACGATATCGGAACGATCTTTGTCAATTGGGACTGCGGCTCCGGCCTAGGTGTCGCTTATGGCGAGGATATTATCCGCAAAATTTAG
- a CDS encoding DUF4357 domain-containing protein: MRGFRYLKLIAEMDENAEINAPEDEPSSSGGDSAHSKSYTHLGNYTVENDEIFYLSNGVSEGKMRVQNGCEYVVLEGSILDPKITSNESSIRKSRKEHADSLSEDGMVVIRDITFNTPSGAANFIRGGACNGKTYWRTESDRPLSEFISYRKNDSYN; this comes from the coding sequence ATGCGAGGGTTTCGTTATCTGAAGCTAATTGCCGAGATGGATGAAAATGCTGAGATTAATGCCCCGGAAGACGAGCCGAGCTCTAGTGGAGGCGATTCTGCTCACTCAAAAAGCTATACTCATCTGGGGAATTATACTGTAGAGAACGATGAAATATTTTATCTTTCAAATGGAGTCTCGGAGGGTAAAATGAGAGTTCAAAATGGATGCGAGTATGTTGTTCTTGAGGGGTCTATATTAGATCCTAAAATCACATCAAACGAAAGTAGTATCCGAAAGTCAAGAAAAGAGCACGCTGATTCGTTGAGCGAAGATGGAATGGTCGTTATTCGAGACATTACGTTCAATACGCCATCCGGAGCCGCAAACTTTATTCGTGGTGGGGCGTGTAACGGAAAAACGTATTGGAGAACAGAATCAGACCGACCTTTGAGCGAATTTATTTCATATCGTAAAAACGACTCGTATAACTGA
- a CDS encoding prolipoprotein diacylglyceryl transferase, with amino-acid sequence MYNDLFSIGPLTIHGYGLMTAIGILSAYFTAEYRAKKKGLKPEKIFGLVCWCVILGYIGSKLLYMITILPDLIADPSIFLHSLGDGWVVFGGILGGILGGYIYCRRSKLEVWKYFDLGLASVALAQGFGRIGCFLAGCCFGTETSCALSITFTNSNFAPNGVPLVPTQLISSALDFLLFFFLIFYDKKLKKRDGEVTAWYLILYSAGRFILEFWRGDLIRGSVGTLSTSQFIGIFTLIAGIVLLVLRRKSKPADDGRQTDAGTPQEEAEAIDEIDSPAEEAQADVAAEGEKDKKKTDAESEE; translated from the coding sequence ATGTACAATGATTTATTTTCAATCGGGCCATTGACAATCCACGGATATGGACTGATGACGGCAATTGGAATTCTGTCGGCATATTTCACTGCAGAATATAGGGCAAAAAAGAAGGGTCTGAAGCCTGAGAAGATTTTTGGACTGGTATGCTGGTGTGTGATATTGGGTTATATAGGCTCCAAACTCTTATACATGATCACGATTCTTCCGGATCTGATTGCTGATCCCAGTATCTTCCTGCATTCCCTTGGGGATGGATGGGTCGTATTCGGCGGAATTCTTGGCGGAATTCTCGGAGGCTACATTTACTGCAGACGCAGTAAGCTGGAGGTGTGGAAATACTTTGACTTGGGGCTTGCCAGTGTGGCGCTGGCCCAGGGCTTCGGAAGAATCGGCTGCTTCCTGGCAGGCTGCTGTTTTGGTACGGAGACGTCCTGCGCCTTATCCATCACATTTACGAACTCAAATTTCGCGCCGAATGGGGTTCCATTGGTTCCGACACAACTGATTTCCAGCGCACTGGACTTCCTCTTGTTTTTCTTCCTGATTTTTTACGATAAGAAGCTGAAAAAACGGGACGGCGAGGTGACAGCCTGGTATCTGATCCTGTACAGTGCAGGCCGGTTTATTCTGGAGTTTTGGAGAGGCGATTTAATCAGAGGATCAGTGGGGACCCTCTCAACTTCTCAGTTCATTGGAATTTTCACCCTGATCGCCGGAATCGTGCTGCTTGTTTTAAGAAGAAAAAGCAAACCTGCGGATGACGGCAGGCAAACGGATGCCGGAACTCCTCAGGAGGAAGCTGAAGCCATAGACGAGATTGACAGCCCGGCAGAAGAGGCGCAGGCCGATGTGGCCGCGGAGGGCGAAAAGGATAAGAAAAAAACGGACGCAGAGTCCGAGGAATAA